The Candidatus Kryptobacter tengchongensis genome contains a region encoding:
- a CDS encoding peptidoglycan synthetase FtsI has product MSLEVKNNAGKDFGIVFKSRLNFLFYLFIVFIVFIVLRLLKVQIFDHRYYVSLSNVQYYTKITLPAKRGLIFDREGRILVTNHIVADIGADPFYLKKIGANVDKVADKLVRIFGGEKRDYLEKLRESDKRFIWLVKNATSEAIAKFDEFVNGLRSRREKEIYRGIIKIEKFKRYYPYDNLASHVLGVVNSDGEALMGIELEFDKILRGENGFMKLTRDALGDVKASVEIEKVEPIDGYNLKLTIDVGVQTIIETELEKAVKEFKAKSGVVIVVDPWTGDILGLANYPNFNPNNYWLFDSERFKNRAIIDAFEPGSTFKIVPASLLLEKDPSKLNLKVDVEGGKSIIRGVRVIDFKPNSFLSFREVLKYSSNIGMAKLGLELDKIEFYRHIKNFGFGTYTGIELPAEARGEVKVPDKWSPATKIYMSFGYELRATALQIAMAYASIANGGILFKPRIVKEIINSRGEVVKSFPVVKIRRVISESTAKVLTDILEEVVNEGTGVQAKVEGLRIAGKTGTAQMYEFGFYSKSHYRASFVGFFPVDKPKYVCFVMLESPEKNYAGGIVAAPVFRRIAEQLSNLSPIEFEPGRKDFTAGKSEKISFLEKTETENVESVNLMPNLKNLSIRSALERISSFDLKVSIVGSGIVVEQNPKPGTKIKPGMECVLYCRDDLKVSWNER; this is encoded by the coding sequence GTGAGTCTTGAAGTTAAAAATAATGCTGGAAAAGATTTTGGGATTGTTTTTAAAAGTAGGTTGAACTTTTTGTTTTATCTTTTCATCGTGTTTATTGTATTTATTGTGTTGAGACTTTTAAAGGTTCAGATTTTTGACCACAGGTATTATGTTTCCCTTTCAAATGTTCAGTATTACACAAAGATAACTTTACCAGCAAAGCGTGGTTTGATATTTGATAGAGAAGGGCGGATTCTTGTGACAAATCATATTGTAGCGGATATCGGTGCGGACCCATTTTATTTGAAGAAAATTGGTGCAAATGTGGATAAAGTTGCGGATAAGCTTGTGAGAATTTTTGGGGGTGAGAAAAGAGATTATCTTGAAAAATTGCGAGAAAGTGATAAAAGATTTATCTGGCTTGTTAAGAACGCAACATCCGAAGCAATTGCTAAATTTGATGAATTTGTGAACGGTTTGAGGTCACGCCGAGAAAAGGAGATTTATCGGGGGATAATTAAAATTGAGAAGTTTAAGAGATATTATCCGTATGATAATCTTGCAAGCCATGTGCTTGGAGTTGTTAATAGCGATGGTGAAGCTTTGATGGGGATTGAACTTGAATTTGATAAAATTTTAAGAGGGGAAAATGGTTTTATGAAATTGACGAGAGATGCGCTTGGTGATGTGAAGGCGTCGGTTGAGATTGAAAAAGTTGAGCCAATTGATGGGTATAATTTAAAATTGACGATAGATGTTGGCGTTCAAACGATAATTGAAACGGAGCTTGAGAAAGCGGTAAAAGAATTTAAAGCAAAAAGTGGGGTTGTAATAGTTGTTGATCCGTGGACTGGGGATATACTTGGGCTTGCGAATTATCCAAATTTTAATCCAAATAATTATTGGTTATTTGATTCGGAAAGATTCAAAAATAGAGCAATCATTGACGCTTTTGAACCAGGCTCAACATTTAAAATTGTTCCAGCTTCGCTTTTACTTGAGAAGGATCCGTCAAAGTTAAATTTAAAAGTGGATGTTGAAGGAGGTAAAAGCATCATACGAGGGGTTAGGGTAATTGATTTTAAACCCAACAGTTTTTTGAGTTTTAGGGAGGTTTTGAAGTATTCAAGTAATATAGGGATGGCGAAGCTTGGGCTTGAGCTTGATAAAATTGAATTTTATAGGCATATCAAAAACTTTGGTTTCGGGACTTATACTGGCATTGAGCTTCCTGCGGAAGCACGAGGGGAGGTAAAAGTGCCTGATAAATGGTCTCCTGCGACAAAAATTTACATGTCTTTCGGGTATGAATTGAGGGCAACGGCACTACAGATTGCAATGGCTTATGCGAGTATTGCAAACGGGGGAATTCTGTTTAAACCAAGAATAGTAAAGGAGATAATCAATTCAAGGGGTGAAGTTGTCAAGAGTTTTCCAGTTGTCAAAATCAGAAGGGTTATTTCAGAGTCAACGGCGAAGGTTTTAACAGATATACTTGAAGAAGTTGTAAATGAAGGCACTGGGGTTCAGGCAAAAGTTGAAGGTTTAAGAATTGCTGGGAAAACTGGCACAGCGCAGATGTATGAGTTCGGTTTTTATTCAAAATCACATTATCGTGCTTCATTTGTTGGGTTTTTTCCTGTTGATAAACCAAAATATGTATGCTTTGTCATGCTTGAATCACCCGAGAAAAACTATGCTGGTGGAATCGTTGCAGCGCCTGTTTTTAGAAGAATCGCGGAACAGTTAAGCAATTTATCTCCAATTGAGTTTGAACCAGGTAGAAAAGATTTCACTGCTGGTAAAAGCGAGAAAATATCATTTTTAGAAAAAACAGAGACAGAAAATGTTGAAAGTGTTAATTTGATGCCCAATTTAAAAAATTTAAGCATTCGTTCCGCACTTGAGAGAATTTCATCCTTTGATCTAAAAGTTAGCATTGTTGGGTCTGGTATAGTTGTTGAGCAAAACCCAAAGCCAGGAACAAAGATAAAACCTGGGATGGAATGCGTTCTTTACTGTCGGGATGATTTAAAAGTAAGTTGGAACGAAAGATGA
- a CDS encoding Septum formation initiator, whose amino-acid sequence MSKEKDKITGAKIFIFLLFAGLITVVYIWNSFIVDRRADEIVKLERRLEQLKMEKLLLEARYEKLVSVNYIVPYARQNLGLTFPKVNSKEIVIRK is encoded by the coding sequence ATGAGTAAGGAAAAAGATAAAATAACTGGAGCGAAGATTTTTATTTTTCTTTTATTTGCTGGCTTGATAACGGTTGTGTATATATGGAATTCTTTCATTGTTGATAGAAGAGCTGATGAGATTGTTAAACTTGAAAGAAGGCTTGAACAGTTGAAAATGGAGAAATTGCTTCTTGAGGCGAGGTATGAAAAGCTCGTTTCGGTAAATTATATCGTTCCGTATGCAAGGCAAAATCTCGGGCTTACTTTCCCGAAGGTAAACTCAAAAGAAATTGTGATAAGGAAGTGA
- a CDS encoding UDP-N-acetylmuramoylalanyl-D-glutamate--2,6-diaminopimelate ligase — translation MNLSRILKYLKVKRFVGDENLEIKGIAYDSRVVNEGDLFVAIKGLNVDGHRFIPEAVLSGAVAVVLEDDVIEDSYFVERGVAKVVVADSRKALALISSAFYDFPSQKLKLIGVTGTNGKTTTTHLIKSILESSGLKTGLIGTINYVIEDEIIPAGQTTPESAEINMFLSKMIERGISACAMEVSSHALALDRVYGLDFDVGVFTNLTQDHLDFHRTFEAYLQAKKILFDSLKQSAYAIYNIDDPNGERIVADTKAMRLSYGKSERADIKVKDVRLGFEGTYVVIQTPTENALEINSKLIGEFNVYNILSAVAVGYALGVEYEDIKKGIEKLENVKGRFERMISPDGYTVIIDYAHTPDALEKCIDTILKLKEQTGGGKLITVFGCGGDRDKGKRPIMGRISTEKSDITVITSDNPRFEDPEKIISDILEGVKINSVYYIFVDRKEAIWRALEMAEKGDIVLIAGKGHEEYQIVRDVKIPFSDSQVVLEFFQTKRKV, via the coding sequence ATGAATCTTTCCAGAATTTTAAAATATCTTAAGGTTAAGAGATTCGTTGGTGATGAAAATCTTGAGATAAAGGGTATTGCTTATGACTCCCGTGTGGTTAATGAAGGGGATCTTTTCGTTGCGATAAAAGGCTTAAATGTTGATGGGCATAGATTTATTCCAGAGGCTGTGCTTTCTGGTGCGGTTGCAGTTGTGCTTGAAGATGATGTGATAGAAGATAGTTATTTTGTTGAAAGAGGAGTTGCGAAGGTTGTCGTTGCTGATTCAAGGAAAGCACTTGCGCTCATTTCGTCTGCGTTTTACGATTTCCCGTCGCAAAAGTTAAAGCTTATAGGTGTAACTGGAACGAATGGGAAAACAACGACAACCCATCTTATTAAATCAATTCTTGAATCATCTGGTTTAAAAACTGGTTTAATTGGGACGATAAACTATGTAATTGAAGATGAGATAATCCCAGCTGGACAGACAACGCCAGAGTCAGCTGAAATTAATATGTTTTTGAGCAAGATGATTGAAAGAGGGATTTCGGCGTGTGCAATGGAAGTTTCATCACATGCTTTGGCACTTGATCGTGTTTATGGTCTTGATTTTGATGTCGGTGTTTTTACAAACTTAACACAAGATCATCTTGATTTTCATCGGACATTTGAGGCGTATTTACAAGCAAAGAAAATTTTGTTTGATTCATTAAAGCAATCTGCTTATGCAATTTACAATATTGATGATCCAAACGGCGAAAGAATTGTCGCTGATACAAAAGCGATGAGATTATCTTATGGAAAGAGCGAAAGAGCAGATATCAAGGTTAAGGATGTGAGGTTGGGTTTTGAGGGGACATATGTTGTTATTCAAACCCCAACGGAAAATGCACTTGAGATAAATTCAAAATTAATTGGTGAGTTCAATGTTTATAACATTCTTTCTGCAGTTGCGGTCGGTTATGCTCTTGGAGTTGAATATGAAGATATAAAAAAGGGGATTGAAAAACTTGAAAATGTCAAGGGGAGATTTGAAAGGATGATTTCGCCAGATGGTTATACTGTGATAATTGATTATGCACATACACCCGATGCGCTTGAAAAATGTATTGATACGATTTTGAAATTGAAGGAACAAACTGGCGGAGGAAAACTGATAACTGTTTTTGGATGTGGTGGTGATAGGGATAAAGGTAAAAGACCAATAATGGGAAGAATTTCAACCGAGAAAAGTGATATCACAGTTATAACTTCGGATAATCCAAGGTTTGAAGATCCTGAAAAAATCATATCTGATATTCTTGAGGGGGTAAAGATAAATTCGGTTTATTACATTTTTGTTGACCGTAAGGAAGCAATTTGGAGGGCGCTTGAGATGGCAGAGAAAGGCGATATAGTTTTGATTGCTGGGAAAGGGCATGAGGAGTATCAAATAGTAAGGGATGTAAAAATTCCATTTAGCGATAGTCAGGTTGTTTTGGAGTTTTTTCAAACTAAAAGAAAGGTATAA
- a CDS encoding MraZ protein has product MSSFKGSYIYAVDEKGRVSIPARMRKYLSPEANETFVITRGTETCLFLFPLDEWEKLEKRLKELNTFNPQHRLLVRILLMWAVEVTLDNQSRIMIPKNLLEFAKIDKEALIIGALDRIEIWNPEVFNEYVNTQPESYESIAEKVLGMK; this is encoded by the coding sequence ATGTCATCATTTAAAGGAAGTTACATATACGCAGTGGACGAGAAAGGGCGAGTGAGCATCCCGGCGAGGATGCGTAAGTATCTTTCGCCAGAGGCAAATGAAACTTTTGTGATCACAAGGGGCACTGAGACTTGCCTTTTTCTGTTTCCGCTTGATGAATGGGAAAAGCTTGAGAAAAGATTAAAAGAGCTGAACACATTTAATCCACAGCATCGGTTGTTAGTTAGAATTCTTTTGATGTGGGCTGTTGAGGTCACGCTTGACAACCAATCAAGGATAATGATTCCAAAAAATCTTCTTGAGTTTGCGAAAATTGATAAAGAGGCACTTATAATTGGTGCTCTTGATAGAATTGAGATATGGAATCCAGAGGTCTTTAATGAATATGTTAATACTCAACCTGAAAGTTATGAAAGCATTGCAGAAAAAGTTTTGGGAATGAAATGA
- a CDS encoding 16S rRNA (cytosine1402-N4)-methyltransferase: MMEKVFHIPVMVDEVMKFLITRDDGIYVDGTIGGGGHSEEILKRTNAKVIGFDIDPEAVKFASERLKSFGERILILNKNYASVKESLKEIGVEKITGFLLDLGVSSFQLDHGGGFSFRFDDKLDMRMDRGYELTAEYILNNYSEREISDIIFRFGEEPRARAIAREIVRYRQRKRIETTGELVKIIDKVASKKYRLKVLARVFQGLRIAVNKELDNLKIALDSVIDIIERGGRIVVISYHSLEDRIVKAFFKSNERRCICPPDVSECRCGKVQVIKILTKKPVVPSEREISSNPRARSAKLRAGEKIFEFP; encoded by the coding sequence ATGATGGAAAAAGTTTTTCACATACCTGTGATGGTTGATGAGGTGATGAAATTTTTGATAACGAGGGACGATGGGATTTATGTTGATGGAACCATTGGAGGTGGAGGTCACAGCGAGGAAATTTTAAAGAGGACGAATGCAAAAGTTATAGGTTTTGATATTGATCCAGAGGCGGTGAAATTTGCAAGTGAGAGGTTGAAAAGTTTTGGGGAAAGGATTTTGATCCTTAACAAAAATTATGCAAGTGTGAAGGAAAGCTTGAAAGAAATTGGTGTGGAAAAAATAACAGGTTTTTTGCTTGATCTCGGGGTTTCATCTTTTCAGCTTGACCATGGTGGCGGTTTTAGTTTCAGATTTGATGATAAACTTGATATGAGAATGGACAGAGGCTATGAGTTGACAGCTGAATATATCTTGAACAATTATTCTGAAAGGGAAATATCTGATATAATTTTCAGGTTTGGGGAAGAGCCAAGGGCAAGGGCGATAGCAAGGGAAATTGTAAGATATAGGCAGAGAAAAAGGATAGAAACGACCGGCGAGCTTGTGAAGATAATTGATAAAGTTGCAAGCAAAAAATATAGATTAAAAGTTCTTGCAAGGGTCTTCCAAGGTTTAAGAATAGCTGTGAATAAAGAACTTGACAATTTAAAAATTGCGCTTGACTCCGTGATTGATATTATTGAGAGGGGTGGAAGGATTGTTGTTATCTCTTATCATTCACTTGAAGATAGAATTGTGAAGGCATTTTTCAAAAGCAATGAAAGAAGATGTATTTGTCCGCCTGATGTTTCAGAGTGTAGATGTGGGAAAGTTCAAGTGATAAAAATTCTCACGAAGAAACCTGTCGTTCCAAGTGAAAGAGAGATAAGTTCAAATCCAAGGGCGAGGAGTGCAAAGTTGAGAGCTGGAGAAAAAATTTTTGAATTTCCATGA
- a CDS encoding UDP-N-acetylmuramoylalanine--D-glutamate ligase, whose protein sequence is MKNFMSLTAQSISGKRISVIGGARSGLAVAKLLKKLGADVLISDMKNIEEIKYVKFTTDELSSLGIRYEFGGHSEKVYDCDFMVISPGVPSNAPVVKRATELGVKVWSEIEVASWFCRAPIVAVTGTNGKTTTTSLIGHIFKTAGFKTIVAGNIGTPFSDFALDATEDSVVVLEVSSFQLDHIESFKPKVAVLLNITPDHLDRYDSFGDYVISKFRIFKNQKEDDFAVYNYDDEIVQPYVEGLDVVKLPFSVVEKLPCGAFIEDDHIVLSYKNKKEKILEMRELKIRGIHNVYNSLAAALAARAMEVKDEIIRESLRSFEGVEHRLEFVREINGVKFINDSKATNVNSLWYALESFDEPIILIAGGRDKGNDYSKVYDLVKRKVKLIIAIGESREKIYNEFKNLTKVVKVDSMDEAVKKAYEEANPGDVVLLSPACASFDMFRDYEHRGEVFKKLVNELR, encoded by the coding sequence ATGAAAAATTTTATGAGTTTGACAGCTCAAAGTATCAGTGGCAAAAGAATCAGCGTGATTGGAGGAGCAAGAAGTGGTCTTGCGGTGGCAAAGCTTCTTAAAAAACTTGGTGCGGATGTTTTGATAAGTGATATGAAAAATATTGAGGAAATAAAGTATGTTAAGTTTACAACAGATGAGCTTAGTTCGCTTGGGATAAGATATGAATTTGGTGGACATAGTGAGAAGGTTTATGATTGTGATTTCATGGTGATAAGCCCTGGTGTTCCATCAAACGCGCCTGTTGTTAAAAGAGCGACAGAACTTGGGGTTAAAGTATGGAGCGAGATTGAGGTTGCGTCTTGGTTTTGTAGGGCGCCAATTGTTGCTGTGACCGGGACAAATGGAAAAACAACGACGACAAGTTTGATTGGACATATTTTCAAAACCGCTGGGTTTAAAACAATCGTAGCTGGAAATATCGGGACACCATTTTCGGATTTCGCCCTTGATGCAACTGAAGATAGCGTTGTAGTTCTTGAAGTGAGCAGTTTTCAACTTGATCATATTGAAAGTTTTAAACCCAAAGTGGCAGTTTTATTGAATATAACCCCTGATCATCTTGATAGGTATGATTCATTTGGCGATTATGTCATTTCAAAGTTTAGAATCTTTAAAAATCAAAAAGAGGATGATTTCGCAGTTTACAATTATGATGATGAAATAGTTCAGCCGTATGTTGAAGGTTTGGATGTTGTAAAGTTACCTTTTAGCGTTGTAGAAAAATTGCCGTGTGGTGCATTTATTGAGGATGATCATATTGTCTTAAGCTATAAAAATAAAAAAGAGAAAATTTTAGAGATGAGGGAGCTAAAAATAAGGGGAATTCACAATGTTTACAATTCCCTTGCTGCTGCTCTTGCAGCGAGGGCAATGGAAGTAAAAGATGAAATAATAAGGGAAAGCTTACGAAGTTTTGAGGGGGTTGAACATCGGCTTGAGTTTGTCCGTGAGATAAATGGTGTTAAGTTTATCAATGATTCAAAGGCTACAAATGTAAATTCTCTATGGTATGCGCTTGAAAGTTTTGATGAACCGATAATTTTAATTGCTGGGGGAAGGGATAAGGGAAATGATTACTCAAAAGTTTATGATCTTGTGAAAAGAAAAGTTAAACTGATAATTGCGATAGGTGAGTCAAGGGAAAAGATTTATAACGAGTTTAAGAACTTAACCAAAGTCGTCAAGGTTGATTCAATGGATGAGGCTGTGAAAAAAGCTTATGAGGAGGCTAATCCTGGGGATGTTGTTTTGCTTTCGCCTGCATGTGCAAGTTTTGATATGTTCAGGGATTATGAGCATAGGGGAGAGGTTTTTAAGAAACTTGTGAATGAGTTGAGATGA
- a CDS encoding Phospho-N-acetylmuramoyl-pentapeptide-transferase, giving the protein MLYYLFDWINRLYAPPGFDAFKFITFRSGLAVLTSLIICFWFGPKIINKLKEKQIGEMVREDGPERHKAKAGTPTMGGLIIHLGILVPILLWGDLKNMYVWLIILVTIWLGIVGFIDDYLKVVKKYPKGLIARYKLIGQISIGLIVGVILYNSPEFDGIETITTLPFIKNLNWDYVYWWIYIPVIVFIITATSNAVNLTDGLDGLAIGTVGIAALTLTVMAYVSGHIEFSRYLSIVYLRGSGELAVFLSALVGASLGFLWFNAYPAQVFMGDTGSLALGGIIGAVSVMIKKELLLPVFGGIFVIETLSVIIQRLYFKYTKRKYGEGRRVFKMAPIHHHFELLGWDEPKIVIRFYIIAIIFSILSLVTFKIR; this is encoded by the coding sequence ATGTTATATTATCTTTTTGATTGGATAAATAGGTTGTATGCACCTCCTGGATTTGACGCTTTCAAGTTCATAACATTTAGAAGTGGTCTTGCTGTGTTAACTTCTTTGATTATTTGTTTCTGGTTTGGACCGAAGATAATTAATAAATTGAAGGAGAAACAAATTGGTGAGATGGTTCGTGAGGATGGACCCGAAAGACATAAGGCTAAGGCGGGAACCCCAACGATGGGTGGTTTAATAATTCACCTTGGGATTCTTGTGCCGATTTTGTTATGGGGGGATTTGAAAAATATGTATGTTTGGCTGATAATTCTTGTCACGATTTGGCTTGGAATCGTTGGTTTTATTGATGATTATCTCAAGGTTGTTAAGAAATATCCGAAAGGTTTGATTGCAAGGTATAAGTTGATAGGACAAATAAGCATTGGTTTAATTGTTGGAGTTATACTTTATAATTCGCCCGAATTTGATGGGATAGAAACTATAACGACATTACCGTTTATAAAGAATTTGAATTGGGATTATGTTTATTGGTGGATTTATATTCCCGTTATCGTTTTTATAATAACTGCGACATCAAACGCTGTGAATTTAACAGACGGGCTTGATGGGCTTGCAATTGGAACTGTTGGGATTGCTGCTTTAACGCTTACGGTTATGGCTTATGTTTCGGGACATATTGAGTTCAGTAGATATTTAAGTATAGTTTATCTTCGTGGTTCTGGAGAGCTTGCCGTTTTTCTTTCTGCACTTGTTGGTGCATCACTGGGATTTTTATGGTTTAATGCTTATCCGGCACAGGTTTTTATGGGGGATACTGGCTCGCTCGCACTTGGTGGAATAATTGGTGCGGTTTCAGTGATGATAAAGAAAGAACTTTTGCTTCCGGTCTTCGGTGGCATTTTCGTTATAGAGACATTGAGCGTGATAATTCAGCGTCTTTATTTTAAGTATACAAAGAGAAAATATGGTGAAGGGAGAAGAGTTTTCAAAATGGCGCCAATTCATCACCATTTTGAACTTCTTGGGTGGGATGAACCAAAGATTGTGATAAGGTTTTATATCATCGCAATAATTTTTTCAATTTTAAGCTTGGTCACATTTAAAATTAGATGA
- a CDS encoding repressor LexA gives MEKTLTKRQNQVLEFIRKYTIENQKPPTIREICKKFNFKSTNSAHSILKALEKKGYIQRTNFKSRNININNFKLNETPNEIKEIPLVSTFDSQNPFMMFANLSGTIKLDPKLFAHSPLFALEVPDDGMQKYGIFKGDIAIVTQNPDIKNGSIVFAVVGTEGLIRYYKNENGEIYLIPSSRGYETLKFKEEDKTLWIGGEVSLIIRKLNR, from the coding sequence ATGGAAAAAACATTAACAAAAAGGCAAAACCAGGTCCTTGAATTCATCAGAAAATACACAATTGAAAATCAAAAACCCCCAACAATACGAGAGATATGTAAAAAGTTTAACTTTAAATCAACAAATTCAGCTCATTCAATTTTGAAAGCGCTTGAAAAAAAAGGATACATACAGCGGACAAACTTCAAATCAAGAAACATAAACATCAACAATTTCAAACTAAATGAAACGCCGAACGAAATCAAAGAAATACCTCTTGTTTCAACATTTGACTCTCAAAATCCTTTCATGATGTTTGCAAACTTAAGTGGAACCATCAAGCTTGACCCCAAATTGTTCGCCCATTCACCTCTATTTGCCCTTGAAGTTCCAGACGATGGGATGCAGAAATACGGAATTTTCAAAGGAGATATCGCAATAGTAACACAAAATCCAGATATAAAGAATGGAAGCATTGTCTTCGCTGTGGTAGGCACCGAAGGATTAATTCGCTACTATAAAAACGAAAATGGAGAAATTTACCTAATTCCATCAAGCAGAGGTTATGAAACCCTCAAATTTAAAGAAGAGGATAAAACCTTATGGATTGGTGGAGAAGTTTCTCTCATAATCAGAAAATTGAACCGATAA
- a CDS encoding UDP-N-acetylmuramoyl-tripeptide--D-alanyl-D-alanine ligase, whose amino-acid sequence MSLSIKHIEGMGFVSAMNLRKIEGKRIVGVSTDSRRIKKGEIFFAIKGEKFDGHDFVKSAFRKGAVACVVNSEWFEKNVGKFKGKVLIAVDDTLKALGRLANAYRKDFDIPIIAIAGSNGKTTTKEMVASVLGQRYRVLKSEGNLNNQIGVPLTLFKLRKRHQIAVVEFGTNHFGEVRYLCEVAEPNYGLITNIGREHIEFFENLEGVAREEGSLFDYLYERKGFVFVNVDDVYLKKMGEKFKDKITFGFSEDADVKGEIIEFDSLARFKFKVKFNGKEQVLKLAIPGEHLVMNALCAFAVGLKFGVPLSLIKKALQSYKPFSKRMEVVKIKGITVINDTYNANPDSMVASLKTLVQIKCSGKRIAVLGDMLELGSYSEEAHREVGRKVAEFGIDYLFTYGSAMHYAYEVASSLIKHAMHFDDKDLLVYHLFEVVGKGDVILVKGSRGMQMEEVVEKFIKLIGA is encoded by the coding sequence TTGAGTTTAAGTATTAAGCACATAGAAGGCATGGGTTTTGTTTCCGCGATGAATTTGAGAAAGATTGAAGGGAAGAGGATTGTCGGAGTTTCAACTGATTCAAGGAGGATAAAGAAAGGCGAGATATTTTTTGCGATAAAGGGAGAAAAATTTGATGGTCATGATTTTGTTAAATCTGCTTTTAGAAAGGGTGCTGTTGCTTGCGTGGTTAATTCTGAATGGTTTGAAAAAAATGTGGGAAAATTCAAAGGGAAGGTTTTAATTGCTGTTGATGATACTTTAAAAGCGCTTGGCAGGCTTGCGAATGCTTATAGGAAAGATTTTGACATTCCAATAATTGCCATTGCTGGGAGTAATGGTAAAACAACTACGAAAGAGATGGTAGCGTCGGTTCTCGGGCAAAGATATAGAGTTTTAAAATCGGAGGGAAATCTTAATAATCAAATTGGTGTTCCGCTGACGCTTTTCAAACTTAGAAAAAGACATCAAATTGCGGTGGTTGAGTTTGGGACGAATCATTTTGGCGAGGTTAGATATTTGTGTGAAGTTGCAGAGCCAAATTATGGTTTGATAACGAACATAGGACGGGAGCATATTGAATTTTTTGAAAACCTTGAGGGGGTTGCAAGGGAAGAAGGTTCGCTATTTGATTATCTTTATGAGAGAAAGGGATTTGTTTTTGTTAATGTTGATGATGTGTATTTAAAGAAGATGGGTGAAAAATTTAAAGACAAAATCACATTTGGCTTTTCGGAAGATGCGGATGTTAAAGGGGAAATAATTGAATTTGATTCGCTTGCAAGATTTAAATTTAAAGTCAAATTCAATGGAAAGGAGCAAGTTTTGAAACTGGCAATTCCAGGCGAGCATCTTGTGATGAATGCACTTTGTGCGTTTGCGGTTGGATTAAAGTTTGGGGTTCCGCTTTCGCTTATCAAGAAGGCTTTGCAATCTTATAAACCATTTTCAAAGCGGATGGAAGTCGTGAAGATAAAAGGGATAACGGTGATAAATGACACATACAATGCAAATCCTGATTCCATGGTGGCGTCACTTAAAACGCTCGTGCAGATAAAATGTTCGGGTAAAAGAATCGCGGTGCTTGGTGATATGCTTGAACTTGGGTCATATTCCGAGGAGGCACATAGGGAAGTTGGTCGGAAGGTGGCTGAGTTTGGAATTGATTATTTATTTACTTATGGTTCAGCTATGCACTATGCTTATGAGGTTGCTTCAAGTTTGATAAAACATGCGATGCATTTTGACGATAAGGATCTGCTTGTTTATCATCTTTTTGAGGTGGTGGGGAAAGGAGATGTAATTCTTGTAAAAGGTTCAAGAGGTATGCAAATGGAAGAAGTGGTTGAAAAATTTATAAAACTTATAGGGGCTTGA